In Flavobacterium piscisymbiosum, the sequence AGGCAATAAAGCCGACTTTTTAACCGTCAACTCATTGTTTGATTCGTAATTGGTAATGTCTTCAAACCATTCGTTTCTCAAACCCAGTAAAAAAGTAAATTGCTCCCACTGAATCTGATCCTGAATATAAATGGCATTTGTAGTTGTCAATGCTGATGGCAGCGCTGTTCTAACATTTAAGGTATAATCATCTGCGCTTGTAATGGTATACGTTGGATTATTCAGATTGAAATAATTGACATTGGGTTTTGGTAAAATCACACCGTCAATCGTCGTCGTTTGATAATTGGCAGCGTTTGCCGGAACAAAAGTACTCGCTACAGTTCCGTCTTTTAGTACATAACCTCTTGCTGCATTTTGTCCGCCGCCTTTGGTTTTATTCCAGGAGCTTAAATCGTATCCAGCCAATAGTTTATGTTTGATTTTTCCGGTTTTTAGATCGAAATTAAAATACGCACTCAAATTATCGATATCCCAATATTGCTGGCGTTGTACAAATTGCATCATGGCCAGACTGGTTACAGGCTGATTGTTCATATCAACCGCAAAACCGTTTGTCGTTCTGTGTTCCTGAAGATCTTCTGTCCAGGATTGCTTCATGTATTGGGCATTAAAACCTATTTTAGAACTGAATTTATGGGTCAAACTCGTCGTAAAAATCATTTCTTTCGACTTGAAAAAATCGCTGGGAGCGCCCAGATTCAAACTAATTGGTGTTTTATTTAAATTCGTAACTCCTGCAACCGCACCAAAAATAGGCTGACCACGATCGAGAATTCCGGTCATGTCACTCAATATCAATTCAGTATTAATCGCCGTTTTTTCATTTGGGATATAACTGAAAGACGGAGAAATCAAAAACGACTTATTATTCACCAAATCACGAAATGATTTGGCTTCCTGATACGCTCCGTTTACACGGTATAAAAGAGTTTTAGATTCGTTAAGAGGTCCTGTAAAATCTAAGCTTCCGCGGAAAGTACTAAAACTTACTACACTCAGACTCACTTCTTTTCGATCAATAGATAAAGGTTTTTTAGTCACCAAATTGATGCTTCCGCCCGGATCTACAGAAGAAAATGTGGCACTCGATGGGCCTTTAATCACTTCAACACGTTCGATATTAGTAGTTAAAGGCTGTAAAAAGTAATATTGACGCGTTCGCATTCCGTTGATGATCTGTCCTTCTTCATTTTGACTGATACCGCGAATCGTGTACTGATTGTAATAACTCGCCGGAATCACGCCGCTAGCCATCTTCACGGCATCGGCAAGATAAAAAGCTCCTTTATCAGCAATTAATTCTTTGGTTATGGTCGATATAGATTGCGGAATATCCTTGTTTAATGCGGCAGTTTTGGTAGCAGCAAACGAGTAATCACTATTGTACTTTTTTGATGAACGACCAACAATTTCAACTGTTTGCAATTCATTTCTGGCTACTTTTACGGAGTCTTGCGCAATGCTGTCTTTGGTTTTTTTGTTAATGATTTGAGATTGTACGCATTGAGTACCAATGATTAAAAATATAAAAGGATATATATGTTTCATTTTATGTTAATGGAAATTATACTTCCTTTTTTATACCGTTTGTAAATACAAATCTTCCAGTTCATTTGCCGATATTTTATCGGCTTCAATAACTGTTACCAGATTGCCTTGTTTCATGATCCCAATATGTGAAGCAACTTCCCTGGCTCTGAAAATATCGTGTGTAGCCATTAAAATTGCCGTTCCGTCTGCAGAAAGTTCTTTCAGGATTTGCGAAAATTCGTTTGAAGCCTTTGGATCTAATCCACTCGTAGGTTCATCCAGCAACAATACTTTTGCTTTTTTAGCAATGGCAATGGCAATACCTACTTTTTGACGCATTCCTTTAGAATATCCGCCAAGGTTTTGTTCGTGAGCTGTCACTTGTAAACCTGCTTTAGTCAGGAAATAAGTTAGTTCGCCTGTAGAATATTTAAATCCGGCAAGAGACGAGAAGAATTTCAGGTTTTCTAAACCGGTAAGATTAGGATACAGCATTACGGTTTCAGGAATATAAGCAACATATTTTTTGGTTTCCTGAGCATTGTCTATAACCGAGATATTGTTGATTTTCAATTCTCCTTCTGTTGGCTCAATAAAACCAAGAAAGAGATTAATTGTAGTTGTTTTTCCGGCGCCATTCTGACCTAAAAGCGCAAAGATTTCGCCTTCTTTAATGGT encodes:
- a CDS encoding TonB-dependent siderophore receptor, encoding MKHIYPFIFLIIGTQCVQSQIINKKTKDSIAQDSVKVARNELQTVEIVGRSSKKYNSDYSFAATKTAALNKDIPQSISTITKELIADKGAFYLADAVKMASGVIPASYYNQYTIRGISQNEEGQIINGMRTRQYYFLQPLTTNIERVEVIKGPSSATFSSVDPGGSINLVTKKPLSIDRKEVSLSVVSFSTFRGSLDFTGPLNESKTLLYRVNGAYQEAKSFRDLVNNKSFLISPSFSYIPNEKTAINTELILSDMTGILDRGQPIFGAVAGVTNLNKTPISLNLGAPSDFFKSKEMIFTTSLTHKFSSKIGFNAQYMKQSWTEDLQEHRTTNGFAVDMNNQPVTSLAMMQFVQRQQYWDIDNLSAYFNFDLKTGKIKHKLLAGYDLSSWNKTKGGGQNAARGYVLKDGTVASTFVPANAANYQTTTIDGVILPKPNVNYFNLNNPTYTITSADDYTLNVRTALPSALTTTNAIYIQDQIQWEQFTFLLGLRNEWFEDITNYESNNELTVKKSALLPRVGVTYAINNEINVYTTYLEGYQPQSNTVTLMPQTGSLPAGSLFDPLESSLKEVGLKATFFNNSMSFNAAVYEINQRNILMNANDLANPDLLVTRGAERSRGFECDLAGYITADWQINASYSYIDAKITNDRDASLIGARKQNTPKNSANLWTRYNFNSDSGLKDLGVGFGMQYQSSKVPWFTRAFTLPDFTVFDAAVYYKPNKSNMQIALNAGNVFNKTYWLGAQNYLRLFPGAPRNFSLTVTYKF
- a CDS encoding ABC transporter ATP-binding protein; translation: MLIAENLTKKYGHHTALNKLNLTIKEGEIFALLGQNGAGKTTTINLFLGFIEPTEGELKINNISVIDNAQETKKYVAYIPETVMLYPNLTGLENLKFFSSLAGFKYSTGELTYFLTKAGLQVTAHEQNLGGYSKGMRQKVGIAIAIAKKAKVLLLDEPTSGLDPKASNEFSQILKELSADGTAILMATHDIFRAREVASHIGIMKQGNLVTVIEADKISANELEDLYLQTV